The following proteins are co-located in the Flectobacillus major DSM 103 genome:
- a CDS encoding glycoside hydrolase family 20 protein, whose product MKKISLIFLLFCWLMPLVYAQNTLNIIPQPVSIQQYSTHFVIGNQVSCSWDNTALATQAELLQEAFLTLTGGKKLITQNTQQHIKLIVAPQTVEQTEGYQLEIQPHQIQIVGHDEAGVFYGVQTLIQLLYQHKTQLPSCKIIDYPRFGYRGLHLDVGRNMFSLGFLKKYIDLLAFYKLNTFHWHLTEDQGWRIEIKKYPRLQSVSAYRNETIIGHKKDSPHRFDGKRYGGYYTQEEVKELVKYAQIRHVTIIPEIEMPGHARAALAAYPQLGCTGGPYQTATFWGVFDDVFCAGNDSTFLFLTNVLDEILPLFPSKYIHIGGDECPKVRWKTCPKCQKVLHDNHLTDEHELQSYFIQKIEKYVNQKGKSIIGWDEILEGGLSPNATVMSWRGEDGGIAAAQQKHDVIMSPESHYYLDYYQSLHLDEPIATAGFTPLQKVYNYEPVPAVLLPSEQKYIKGIQANVWSEYLISEAQAEYMVFPRALALAETAWSPKVAKNYPFFLQRLRKHQAILAAKKVNFFKCFEEIDYSFTTYATGKTSIIMNTTLPNAQIRYSLDGHIPQITDPIVPKELLIEKTNTVKAQIFVGKKPYGKVFEQMVDINKATGKKITLTNAPKGNFNPKNPFTLNNGIIGTHRYNEGQWSGFSGENLEAVVDLEKSQNIKEIGISILKYHWQRMWEPSVLTFAISNDGQNFIEVYQQTAFPSNAINTIKVPITPISARYIKITGINKGIVPAGEYGAGNKAWLIVDEIVVN is encoded by the coding sequence ATGAAAAAAATATCCCTTATATTTTTACTATTTTGTTGGCTAATGCCTCTTGTATATGCCCAAAATACCCTAAACATTATTCCCCAGCCTGTTTCTATTCAGCAATATTCTACGCATTTTGTAATAGGTAATCAGGTATCTTGCTCATGGGACAATACTGCTTTAGCCACTCAAGCCGAGTTATTACAGGAAGCTTTTTTGACCCTGACAGGTGGTAAAAAACTCATTACGCAAAATACTCAACAGCACATCAAACTAATCGTTGCTCCGCAAACGGTAGAACAAACAGAAGGCTATCAACTAGAGATACAGCCCCATCAGATTCAAATTGTTGGCCATGATGAAGCTGGCGTATTTTATGGTGTTCAAACCCTCATACAACTTTTGTATCAGCACAAAACCCAGTTGCCTAGTTGTAAAATCATCGACTATCCTCGTTTTGGCTATCGAGGTTTGCATTTAGATGTAGGCAGAAATATGTTTTCGTTAGGTTTTCTCAAAAAATATATTGACCTGTTAGCTTTTTACAAACTTAATACCTTCCACTGGCACTTGACCGAAGACCAAGGCTGGCGAATAGAAATCAAAAAATATCCCCGCCTACAAAGCGTATCGGCCTATCGCAACGAAACCATTATTGGTCACAAAAAAGACTCACCACATCGCTTTGACGGTAAAAGGTACGGTGGCTATTATACCCAAGAAGAAGTAAAAGAACTGGTAAAATATGCCCAAATTCGTCATGTAACTATTATTCCAGAGATAGAAATGCCCGGCCACGCACGAGCAGCCTTAGCGGCATATCCTCAGCTGGGTTGTACTGGAGGGCCTTATCAAACTGCTACCTTTTGGGGGGTATTTGATGATGTTTTTTGTGCTGGCAACGACAGTACTTTTCTTTTTTTGACCAATGTATTGGATGAAATCTTGCCCTTATTTCCGTCCAAATATATCCATATTGGAGGCGACGAATGCCCTAAAGTGAGGTGGAAAACTTGCCCTAAATGCCAAAAAGTACTACACGATAATCACTTGACCGACGAGCATGAGTTACAAAGCTATTTTATCCAAAAAATTGAAAAATATGTTAACCAAAAGGGTAAAAGTATTATCGGTTGGGACGAAATTTTGGAAGGAGGACTAAGCCCTAATGCCACCGTTATGAGCTGGCGAGGGGAAGACGGGGGTATTGCTGCAGCACAACAAAAACACGATGTTATCATGAGTCCCGAAAGCCATTATTACCTCGACTATTACCAGTCTTTACACCTCGACGAGCCTATTGCAACAGCAGGATTCACCCCACTACAAAAGGTATATAATTATGAACCCGTACCAGCGGTACTTTTGCCAAGCGAGCAAAAGTATATCAAGGGGATCCAAGCCAATGTTTGGTCTGAATATTTAATTTCTGAGGCTCAAGCCGAATACATGGTTTTTCCAAGGGCCTTGGCTCTTGCCGAAACGGCTTGGTCGCCTAAGGTAGCAAAAAATTACCCCTTTTTTTTACAGCGTTTACGAAAACACCAGGCTATTCTAGCAGCCAAAAAGGTGAATTTCTTCAAGTGTTTTGAAGAAATCGACTATTCGTTTACAACCTATGCCACAGGAAAAACCTCTATAATCATGAATACGACTTTGCCCAATGCCCAAATTCGCTATTCGCTCGATGGGCATATTCCACAAATTACCGACCCTATTGTTCCTAAAGAATTATTGATTGAAAAAACCAATACTGTAAAAGCCCAAATCTTTGTAGGAAAGAAACCCTATGGAAAAGTTTTTGAACAAATGGTCGACATCAATAAAGCTACAGGCAAAAAAATAACGCTGACCAATGCCCCTAAGGGAAATTTTAACCCTAAAAATCCTTTTACTCTTAACAATGGGATTATTGGCACACATCGGTATAATGAAGGGCAATGGTCGGGCTTTAGTGGCGAAAACCTTGAGGCTGTTGTAGACCTTGAAAAAAGCCAAAACATCAAAGAAATAGGTATTAGTATATTAAAATATCATTGGCAAAGAATGTGGGAACCCAGTGTTTTGACCTTCGCCATTTCAAACGATGGGCAAAACTTTATAGAAGTGTATCAACAAACAGCATTTCCCTCAAATGCCATCAATACGATTAAAGTACCTATTACTCCAATATCGGCACGTTATATAAAAATTACGGGTATCAACAAAGGGATTGTACCAGCAGGTGAGTACGGAGCAGGAAATAAAGCATGGCTTATTGTAGATGAAATTGTGGTAAACTAG
- a CDS encoding dipeptidase gives MFTIDAHLDLSMNAMEWNRDLRLTVQEIRDREIGMTDKPDRAKGTVAFPELRNGNIGLVVATQIARYVAPDNPLPGWASPQQAWAQTQAQVSWYKAMEECGEMTQINDLASLENHLALWNDGTPNHQKPIGYILSLEGADSLVTIDHVERAYHYGLRAIGPAHYGPGRYAQGTDATGFMGEKGKALLKEMERLNIILDATHLCDDSFWEAMDNFQGNVWASHNLCRSLVNHNRQFSDEQIKELISRGAVIGGALDTWMMVPNWVRGVSTPEGMNCNLEVMIDHLDHICQLAGNALHIGIGSDLDGAFGKEQSPYDLETIADLQKIPDMLTKRGYSPSDIKNVMHGNWLRFLRKAWQ, from the coding sequence ATGTTTACAATAGATGCCCATCTTGACCTTAGCATGAATGCTATGGAATGGAACAGAGATTTGAGATTAACAGTACAAGAAATTCGTGACCGAGAAATAGGCATGACCGACAAACCCGACCGTGCCAAAGGTACTGTCGCTTTTCCTGAATTACGAAATGGAAATATAGGTTTGGTTGTAGCCACCCAAATTGCCCGATACGTTGCTCCCGACAATCCCTTACCGGGTTGGGCATCGCCCCAACAAGCATGGGCACAAACCCAAGCACAGGTATCATGGTACAAGGCGATGGAAGAATGTGGCGAAATGACTCAAATCAATGATTTGGCTAGCCTCGAAAATCACCTTGCTTTGTGGAACGACGGCACACCCAACCATCAAAAACCCATTGGCTATATCCTAAGCCTTGAAGGGGCTGATTCGTTGGTAACTATCGACCACGTTGAGCGAGCTTACCATTATGGATTACGTGCTATTGGCCCTGCTCATTATGGTCCAGGCAGATACGCCCAAGGTACTGATGCCACGGGTTTTATGGGCGAAAAAGGCAAAGCTCTACTCAAAGAGATGGAACGCCTTAATATTATCCTGGATGCTACACACTTATGCGACGATAGCTTTTGGGAAGCAATGGACAATTTTCAAGGAAATGTATGGGCAAGCCATAACCTTTGTCGTAGTTTGGTTAATCATAATCGCCAATTTAGCGACGAGCAAATCAAAGAACTTATTAGTCGTGGAGCGGTAATTGGGGGTGCTTTAGACACTTGGATGATGGTACCCAACTGGGTAAGAGGGGTGTCTACTCCTGAAGGCATGAACTGTAACTTGGAAGTTATGATTGACCACCTCGACCATATTTGTCAGCTCGCAGGAAATGCCTTGCATATTGGTATTGGTTCGGATTTGGATGGGGCTTTTGGCAAAGAACAAAGCCCTTACGACCTAGAAACCATTGCTGATTTACAAAAAATCCCTGATATGCTTACTAAAAGAGGCTACTCGCCAAGCGACATCAAAAACGTAATGCACGGCAACTGGCTTAGATTTTTGAGAAAAGCATGGCAATAA
- a CDS encoding D-TA family PLP-dependent enzyme, with amino-acid sequence MNNTTWYNLENPETLDTPALVVYPERVQHNIDLLIGMIDDISRLRPHVKTHKNIAVTQLLQNAGITKFKCATIAEAEMLALSNAPDVLLAYQPVGAKIQRFLSLIEQYPNTQFSCLVDSLAVGQAIASATTHQPIRVYIDLNVGMNRTGIMPEKAEILFQNLQKLSGIQVKGFHVYDGNIRDLALDSRKKACDQAFAPVEQLVYRLAQQGFSNLVIVAGGTPTFPIHAQRKDVECSPGTFVFWDKGYEMAFPEQPFLPAALVLTKVISLPEATKICLDLGHKSVAAENELSKRVHFLNTPNLPFVGQSEEHLVLDVPQGHSYQIGDIFYGLPIHICPTVALYEKAFTAQQQQITPTEWKIVARDRKINT; translated from the coding sequence ATGAATAATACTACTTGGTACAACTTAGAAAACCCCGAAACACTCGATACTCCGGCATTGGTAGTATATCCAGAACGAGTACAGCATAATATAGATTTACTGATAGGAATGATAGACGATATTAGTCGCCTTCGGCCTCATGTAAAAACCCATAAGAATATTGCTGTTACACAATTATTACAAAACGCAGGTATTACCAAATTTAAGTGTGCCACTATTGCCGAGGCCGAAATGCTGGCTTTATCCAATGCCCCCGATGTTTTGTTGGCGTATCAGCCTGTTGGGGCAAAAATACAGCGTTTTCTCTCTTTAATTGAGCAGTATCCCAATACCCAATTTTCTTGTTTGGTCGATTCCCTCGCCGTTGGACAGGCTATTGCCAGTGCTACAACGCATCAGCCTATTCGGGTGTATATCGACCTAAACGTAGGCATGAATAGAACAGGAATTATGCCCGAAAAGGCTGAAATACTGTTCCAAAACCTCCAAAAACTATCAGGAATTCAAGTAAAAGGCTTTCATGTTTACGATGGCAATATCCGCGATTTGGCACTTGATTCACGCAAAAAAGCCTGCGACCAAGCTTTTGCTCCTGTCGAGCAACTGGTCTATCGTTTAGCCCAGCAGGGTTTCAGCAATCTGGTAATTGTAGCGGGCGGTACACCTACTTTTCCGATTCATGCCCAACGAAAGGATGTTGAATGTAGCCCAGGTACATTTGTATTTTGGGACAAAGGCTACGAAATGGCCTTTCCCGAACAGCCTTTTTTGCCTGCGGCATTGGTACTTACCAAAGTGATTTCATTGCCCGAAGCCACCAAAATATGTTTGGATTTAGGACATAAGTCTGTCGCTGCTGAAAACGAACTTAGCAAACGAGTTCACTTTCTAAATACGCCCAACCTACCTTTTGTTGGACAAAGCGAAGAACATTTGGTTTTGGATGTACCCCAAGGGCATTCATATCAAATTGGCGATATTTTCTATGGCTTGCCTATTCATATCTGCCCTACTGTGGCTCTTTATGAAAAAGCTTTCACAGCCCAACAACAGCAAATTACCCCAACAGAATGGAAAATCGTAGCAAGAGATAGAAAGATTAATACTTAG
- a CDS encoding hypothetical protein (catalyzes the formation of pyruvate and glyoxylate from 4-hydroxy-2-oxoglutarate; or pyruvate and D-glyceraldehyde 3-phosphate from 2-dehydro-3-deoxy-D-glyconate 6-phosphate), producing the protein MTNKRELINSLLKKQGIMPLFSHADTDLCKLVLKTSYEAGIRVFEFASRTPNSPETFQALREYANTSMPGMMLGVGTIITVADAQRYLALGADFIVAPMLSEEVGLFCRDNDIFWCPGASTLTEIVKAHQLGADLVKIFPADALGGPAFIKAIKAPCPCINIMPTGGVTTSEENLMSWFATGVHCVGIGSNLFSAESLSSPEKIRERVDTLLATIQAIKGQ; encoded by the coding sequence ATGACCAATAAACGTGAACTAATTAATAGTCTCCTTAAAAAACAAGGTATCATGCCGTTGTTTTCACACGCCGATACCGACCTGTGCAAACTGGTACTCAAAACATCGTATGAGGCAGGTATTCGTGTTTTTGAATTTGCGAGCCGTACCCCCAACTCGCCCGAAACATTTCAGGCTTTGCGAGAATATGCCAACACGTCTATGCCCGGCATGATGCTTGGTGTGGGTACTATTATTACGGTAGCCGATGCCCAAAGGTATCTGGCCTTAGGGGCTGATTTTATTGTTGCACCTATGTTGAGCGAGGAGGTTGGCTTATTTTGCCGTGACAACGATATTTTTTGGTGTCCGGGGGCTTCTACGCTTACCGAAATTGTAAAAGCCCATCAGCTTGGGGCCGACTTGGTCAAAATCTTCCCTGCCGATGCATTGGGCGGCCCTGCATTTATCAAAGCCATCAAAGCTCCTTGCCCTTGTATTAACATCATGCCTACTGGCGGTGTTACTACTTCCGAAGAAAACCTCATGTCGTGGTTTGCCACAGGGGTACATTGTGTAGGCATTGGTTCAAATTTATTTTCAGCAGAAAGCTTGAGTTCGCCCGAAAAAATCCGTGAACGTGTGGATACTCTTTTGGCAACTATCCAAGCTATTAAAGGTCAATAG
- a CDS encoding sugar kinase, which yields MVFQPPQIVAFGELLMRLSCPNGLRFNQTDSFDAYYAGAEANVCVLLSRLGVDTRLITRLPANELGYTATEHLQKQRVDTSKILFEGQKIGLYFTENGNGIRSTRVIYDRKNSSFSQLQKGQIDWKTVLRGASVFHWSGIAAAVSASAAQVCEEAIEAAVSLGITISVDFNYRSTLWDYGKLPSEIMPKLLEKSQIVVADLDSAKVYFGIETNIHASLEERFEQCTQLLKTYMPHLSTLAMSFRKSGENLLHHYSGAIMHQNTFQYSKTHILPHITDQIGSGDSFTGGLLYAILQQYSPAQSIEFATACGVIKQSIRGDFAVIRKEEVEQLIVAGISGRIIR from the coding sequence ATGGTTTTTCAACCTCCTCAAATAGTCGCATTTGGTGAGCTACTCATGAGACTGAGTTGTCCGAATGGGTTGCGATTCAACCAAACCGACTCTTTTGACGCTTATTATGCTGGTGCCGAAGCCAACGTTTGTGTGCTATTATCTCGCTTAGGAGTCGATACCCGATTGATTACACGCCTTCCTGCCAATGAGTTGGGGTACACAGCCACCGAACACCTTCAAAAACAACGTGTAGATACCTCCAAAATACTTTTTGAAGGACAAAAAATAGGCTTATATTTTACCGAAAACGGCAATGGTATTCGTTCTACAAGGGTTATATACGACCGAAAAAACTCTTCTTTTTCTCAATTACAAAAAGGGCAAATTGATTGGAAAACGGTACTCAGAGGAGCATCGGTATTCCATTGGTCGGGTATTGCGGCAGCAGTTTCAGCATCGGCAGCCCAAGTTTGCGAAGAGGCCATAGAGGCGGCGGTATCGCTTGGCATCACGATTTCGGTCGATTTTAATTATCGCTCAACCCTTTGGGACTATGGCAAGTTACCGTCCGAAATTATGCCCAAGCTCTTAGAAAAGAGCCAAATCGTAGTAGCAGACCTCGATTCGGCAAAGGTATATTTTGGTATCGAAACCAATATTCATGCTTCGTTAGAAGAACGCTTTGAACAATGTACCCAATTGCTCAAAACTTATATGCCACATTTGAGTACATTGGCCATGAGCTTCAGAAAATCGGGCGAAAATCTTTTGCATCACTATTCGGGGGCAATCATGCACCAAAATACTTTTCAGTATTCTAAAACGCATATTTTACCCCATATTACCGACCAAATCGGTAGTGGAGATTCGTTTACAGGTGGTTTGCTGTACGCTATTTTACAGCAATATTCACCTGCCCAAAGCATAGAATTTGCTACTGCTTGTGGCGTTATCAAACAAAGTATTCGTGGCGATTTTGCTGTAATCAGAAAAGAAGAGGTAGAACAGCTTATCGTAGCGGGTATTTCTGGAAGAATTATTCGTTAA
- a CDS encoding RidA family protein, producing the protein MEQITEQLTPEQAFEQLGLSLPPAPLPLGVYKPYLIDGKYLYVSGHGPVQDDKRLIIGRIGRELNMEEGKMAARQVGLTILSTIKTHIGSLDKVKRVIKILGMVNCVDTFERHPYIINGCSELFAEIWGTENGIGVRSAVGMGTLPDNIPVEIEALFELHD; encoded by the coding sequence ATGGAACAAATCACAGAACAACTTACGCCAGAACAAGCTTTTGAACAATTAGGCCTTTCGTTACCTCCTGCACCACTGCCTTTGGGTGTTTATAAACCTTATTTAATCGACGGCAAATATTTGTATGTTTCTGGACATGGCCCTGTCCAAGACGATAAAAGATTAATTATTGGCAGAATTGGCCGTGAATTAAACATGGAAGAGGGGAAAATGGCTGCTCGTCAGGTTGGGCTTACCATTCTTTCTACTATCAAAACACATATTGGTAGCTTGGATAAAGTAAAAAGAGTTATCAAGATTTTGGGCATGGTAAACTGCGTCGACACCTTTGAAAGACATCCTTATATTATTAATGGTTGTAGCGAACTTTTTGCCGAAATCTGGGGAACAGAAAATGGTATCGGTGTAAGAAGTGCTGTAGGAATGGGTACTCTTCCCGACAATATTCCGGTAGAAATAGAGGCTTTGTTTGAACTACATGATTAA
- a CDS encoding alpha-L-fucosidase: MKLKSYLFIGFFCLAFYGFGQKQQTNNLPNRVNWFQDLGFGMFIHWNVDVSLGAVISHSMAGASTEYVNKYIAELPKFFNPQKFNPQEWAKLAKLAGMKYVVFTTKHHSGFCMFNTKTTPFNVMNTPFGRDITKEVIDAFRQQGIAIGIYFSPEDFYFFHKNNIPIGRLQLPQHFPAKNPSLMDYDKKQLQELLTNYGKIDILFIDGPGDGLREYAWSLNPELVITRDIMTTPEQNTPDEPMPRPWEACYTMGTDWQYKPTNDPHKSGTEIINMLVEMRAKGGNFLLNVGPKQDGEIQIEQQALLQEVALWNFANAEAIYAVKPLPVVREDNIWYTQSNDEKYIYAIVQRNTPNDWKYGTRKNLVLTHLEGNANTKVSILGYKSELVEYKNGFDASTYLAPTSIGLVISAVNGQRFYTNNQWGNAVVLKIENAKFRKNITSKTSQSTIDGAK; the protein is encoded by the coding sequence ATGAAACTAAAATCTTATCTCTTTATCGGCTTTTTTTGTTTAGCATTTTATGGTTTTGGTCAAAAACAACAAACCAATAATTTACCTAATCGGGTCAACTGGTTTCAGGATTTAGGTTTCGGAATGTTTATTCACTGGAATGTAGATGTGTCGTTGGGTGCTGTAATTAGTCACTCTATGGCTGGGGCTTCTACCGAATATGTAAACAAATACATCGCCGAGTTGCCAAAGTTCTTTAATCCACAAAAATTTAATCCACAAGAATGGGCTAAATTGGCCAAATTGGCAGGAATGAAGTACGTAGTTTTTACAACAAAACACCATTCAGGTTTTTGTATGTTCAATACCAAAACTACGCCTTTCAATGTCATGAATACCCCCTTTGGTCGTGATATTACCAAAGAAGTAATAGATGCCTTTCGCCAGCAAGGGATTGCTATTGGTATTTACTTTTCGCCCGAAGATTTTTATTTTTTCCATAAAAACAATATTCCTATTGGCCGTTTGCAATTGCCTCAGCATTTTCCAGCCAAAAATCCTAGTTTGATGGATTACGATAAAAAGCAATTACAAGAGCTATTGACCAACTATGGCAAAATCGACATTTTGTTTATTGATGGCCCTGGCGATGGCCTGCGTGAATATGCTTGGAGCTTGAACCCCGAGCTGGTAATTACTCGTGATATTATGACTACGCCAGAGCAAAACACACCAGACGAGCCAATGCCCCGCCCATGGGAGGCTTGCTACACAATGGGTACCGACTGGCAATATAAGCCAACCAACGACCCTCATAAATCGGGTACAGAAATTATTAATATGTTGGTAGAAATGCGTGCCAAAGGGGGTAATTTTTTACTCAATGTAGGCCCTAAACAAGATGGCGAAATCCAGATTGAACAGCAGGCTCTTTTGCAGGAGGTGGCTTTGTGGAACTTTGCCAATGCCGAAGCTATATATGCCGTCAAGCCTTTGCCTGTAGTACGTGAAGACAATATTTGGTACACTCAGTCGAATGATGAAAAGTATATTTATGCTATTGTACAAAGAAATACCCCCAACGACTGGAAGTATGGTACTCGCAAAAATTTGGTACTAACCCACCTTGAGGGTAACGCCAATACCAAGGTGAGTATTTTGGGCTACAAAAGCGAGCTGGTAGAATACAAAAATGGCTTCGATGCTAGTACTTATTTGGCACCTACTTCAATAGGATTAGTAATCAGTGCCGTCAATGGACAACGCTTCTATACCAACAATCAATGGGGCAATGCTGTAGTTTTGAAAATAGAAAATGCTAAATTTAGAAAAAATATTACTAGCAAGACCTCTCAAAGTACTATAGATGGAGCAAAGTAA
- a CDS encoding gluconate:H+ symporter yields the protein MTLLIVILCIVLLVLLITVGKTNAFIAFLITSITAGCFMGIPLDQISKSIQKGMGDMLGSLVIIIALGAMLGKLVAESGAAQQIASVMMKIFGVKYIQWGLVCTGFIIGIPLFYNVGFVLMIPLIFSVVYQYKLPAVYIGLPMLASLSVAHGFLPPHPSPAALVAQFHADMGKTLLYGIAIAIPAIIIAGPLFARTLKNIKSEPNLSFSGKNLQNKPLPSSFISFFTSLLPVFLLTGTTLATTLFSTHDNLIRLCHFIGDPSMVMLIAVIVATFTLGVNQHQSIKDTMTIYSDSVKDVAMVLLIIAGAGALKQIFMDSGVSNEIAGTLKNIAIHPLILGWLISAFIRVCLGSATVAGLTTAGIMAPLMGELHVDPNLMVLAIGVGSLMFSHVNDPGFWMFKEYFNLSMKDTLRSWSMMESIVAVTGLMGVLIIDFIFY from the coding sequence ATGACTTTATTGATTGTTATTCTTTGTATTGTACTGCTTGTTTTATTGATTACCGTTGGAAAAACCAATGCCTTCATTGCCTTTTTAATTACGTCTATTACGGCAGGTTGCTTCATGGGTATTCCTCTCGACCAAATCAGCAAATCTATTCAGAAAGGCATGGGCGATATGCTTGGTTCGCTAGTTATTATTATTGCCTTGGGGGCTATGTTGGGCAAATTGGTAGCCGAAAGCGGTGCTGCTCAGCAAATTGCTTCGGTAATGATGAAAATTTTTGGTGTCAAATACATTCAGTGGGGTTTAGTTTGTACGGGGTTTATTATTGGTATTCCTTTGTTTTATAATGTAGGCTTTGTATTGATGATTCCTTTGATTTTTTCGGTAGTGTATCAGTACAAATTGCCAGCCGTGTATATAGGCCTTCCTATGCTTGCTTCGCTGTCGGTAGCTCATGGTTTTTTGCCGCCACACCCCTCTCCTGCGGCTTTGGTAGCACAGTTTCATGCCGACATGGGCAAAACCCTATTATATGGTATTGCTATTGCTATTCCTGCTATTATTATTGCGGGGCCATTATTTGCCAGAACCCTCAAAAATATCAAATCAGAACCAAATTTGTCTTTTTCGGGTAAAAACCTACAGAATAAGCCTTTACCAAGTAGTTTCATAAGTTTTTTTACATCGTTATTGCCAGTGTTTTTACTAACAGGTACTACACTTGCCACCACCTTGTTTTCAACTCATGACAACCTTATCAGGCTATGCCATTTTATTGGCGACCCTTCTATGGTTATGTTGATTGCTGTGATAGTGGCCACTTTTACTCTGGGTGTCAATCAACACCAAAGTATCAAAGACACTATGACTATCTATAGCGATTCGGTAAAAGACGTAGCAATGGTATTACTGATTATTGCTGGTGCTGGTGCTTTGAAACAAATTTTTATGGATAGTGGCGTAAGCAACGAAATTGCAGGAACACTCAAAAACATAGCGATTCATCCTCTTATATTGGGGTGGTTAATATCGGCATTTATTCGGGTTTGCCTTGGTTCGGCTACGGTAGCAGGACTCACTACGGCTGGTATTATGGCACCCTTGATGGGCGAGCTACACGTTGACCCCAATTTGATGGTATTGGCAATTGGAGTTGGTAGCCTCATGTTTTCACATGTGAATGACCCTGGTTTTTGGATGTTCAAAGAATATTTCAACCTCAGTATGAAAGATACCCTACGCTCGTGGTCGATGATGGAGTCTATTGTAGCAGTTACTGGCCTAATGGGCGTATTAATCATCGACTTCATTTTTTACTAA